The following proteins are co-located in the uncultured Propionivibrio sp. genome:
- a CDS encoding TRAP transporter large permease subunit, with amino-acid sequence MTVLVFITSLLGLMALGMPVAFALVGCGLCMMYFMGMTDPQIVIQNMWDGANSFPLLAVPFFMLAGELMNAGGMTRRIITMAMAWVGHIRGGLGYVAVMAAVIMAALSGSAVADTAALASVLVPLMRNAGYNVNRSCGLIACGGIIAPIIPPSIGFILYGVTGGVSITKLFIAGIVPGVLMGASIMIAWWWCTKHDEMRVEAKTSLKVKLEETRKAAWALVLPIVIVGGLKIGVFTPTEAAVIAAAYSLFVGVVIYREIKIPQLFGLFLRASETTAVIMFLVSAAGVSAWLITAADIPGQLAQMVEPFMDNKMLLTFVLMLLVLVVGTALDMTPTILIMTPVLMPVLKQAGIDPVYFGVLFMINNAIGLVTPPVGTVLNVVCGVARIPMSGAIRGVVPFMIAQTVVLFLLVFVPELVTLPLKWMTAR; translated from the coding sequence GATCCGCAGATCGTCATTCAGAACATGTGGGACGGGGCGAACAGTTTTCCGCTGCTGGCGGTGCCGTTCTTCATGCTGGCGGGCGAGCTGATGAATGCTGGCGGGATGACGCGGCGGATCATCACGATGGCGATGGCCTGGGTCGGACACATTCGTGGCGGACTTGGCTATGTGGCGGTCATGGCGGCGGTGATCATGGCGGCCTTGTCGGGATCGGCGGTGGCTGACACGGCGGCGCTGGCGTCGGTGCTGGTGCCGCTGATGCGCAATGCCGGCTACAACGTGAACCGTTCGTGCGGGCTGATCGCCTGCGGCGGCATCATCGCACCGATCATTCCGCCGTCGATCGGCTTCATCCTGTATGGCGTGACGGGCGGGGTGTCGATCACCAAGCTGTTCATTGCCGGGATTGTGCCGGGGGTGCTGATGGGCGCGTCGATCATGATCGCGTGGTGGTGGTGCACCAAGCATGACGAGATGCGCGTCGAGGCGAAGACGAGCCTGAAGGTGAAGCTGGAGGAAACGCGCAAGGCGGCGTGGGCACTGGTGTTGCCGATTGTCATTGTCGGCGGCCTGAAGATCGGCGTATTCACGCCGACCGAGGCGGCGGTGATCGCGGCGGCCTATTCGCTCTTCGTCGGCGTGGTGATCTATCGCGAGATCAAGATTCCGCAGCTCTTCGGCCTGTTCCTGCGGGCGTCGGAGACGACGGCGGTGATCATGTTCCTGGTATCGGCGGCGGGTGTGTCGGCGTGGCTGATCACGGCGGCGGACATTCCGGGGCAGCTGGCGCAGATGGTCGAGCCGTTCATGGACAACAAGATGCTGCTGACCTTCGTGCTGATGCTGCTGGTCTTGGTGGTCGGGACGGCGCTGGATATGACGCCGACGATCCTGATCATGACGCCGGTGTTGATGCCGGTGTTGAAGCAGGCGGGGATCGACCCGGTCTATTTCGGCGTGCTGTTCATGATCAACAACGCGATCGGGCTGGTGACGCCGCCGGTCGGGACGGTGCTCAACGTCGTCTGCGGCGTGGCGCGGATTCCGATGAGCGGGGCGATTCGCGGTGTCGTGCCGTTCATGATCGCCCAGACGGTGGTGCTCTTCCTGCTCGTCTTCGTACCCGAACTCGTCACCTTGCCCCTCAAGTGGATGACGGCGCGCTGA